In Aedes albopictus strain Foshan chromosome 3, AalbF5, whole genome shotgun sequence, the following are encoded in one genomic region:
- the LOC115266697 gene encoding uncharacterized protein LOC115266697, with translation MYFLPKNKKFQAPSTSDEWHAVSNGFDRKWNFPKCCGALDGKHIRIQCPPCSNSNYFNYKGYFSTILFALVDANYKFMYVDIGKNGRVNDASIFRNCSLKKGIENGTIGFPRGSILVGDDAFPLSAYLLKPYSHHGLLTAAEIIFNYRLSRARRVVENAFGILVSRFRIFTRPIDLIPEKVDEIVKAACSLHNWLRETSPTTYFPFGCVDHEDLETGETIPGTWRNEISELESMQPSSSRNYTKNAASIRNAYKKYFMGPGAVEWQWKQLNRKK, from the exons ATGTATTTTCTAcctaaaaataaaaaatttcaggCACCCTCCACATCCGACGAATGGCATGCGGTTTCAAATGGATTCGACAGAAAATGGAACTTCCCCAAGTGTTGCGGTGCTTTGGACGGGAAACACATCCGAATTCAATGTCCTCCTTGTAGTAATAGCAACTACTTCAACTACAAAGGCTACTTCAGTACGATTCTGTTTGCCCTCGTGGATGCAAATTACAAATTCATGTACGTTGATATTGGCAAAAATGGCCGAGTCAACGACGCTTCTATCTTTCGTAACTGCAGCTTGAAGAAGGGTATTGAAAACGGAACGATTGGATTTCCACGCGGAAGTATTTTGGTTGGAGATGATGCTTTTCCGTTGTCAGCTTATCTGTTGAAACCGTACTCGCATCATGGATTATTGACAGCAGCAGAAATAATATTCAACTACAGACTCTCGCGTGCCCGGAGAGTTGTGGAAAACGCATTCGGAATACTTGTGTCACGTTTCCGAATTTTCACacgaccgattgatttgattcccGAGAAGGTAGATGAGATTGTGAAAGCTGCTTGTAGTTTACACAATTGGTTGCGGGAAACAAGTCCAACTACATATTTCCCATTTGGATGTGTCGACCACGAAGACTTGGAAACTGGTGAAACTATTCCAG GAACATGGAGGAACGAAATATCAGAGCTGGAATCAATGCAACCATCCAGCTCCAGAAACTACACTAAAAATGCAGCGTCAATTCGAAACGCCTACAAGAAGTACTTCATGGGTCCAGGTGCCGTTGAATGGCAGTGGAAGCAACTGAACCGCAAAAAATAA